One Stigmatella aurantiaca genomic region harbors:
- a CDS encoding glutamate--cysteine ligase: MSLDLKRAAVEPIASIDMLLEGFRAAERPREGHLLGLEHEKLVHPVGAARPVPYEGPSGIGALLEKIGAAGGYSLFRETPEAPVIALQRGIETISLEPGGQLELSGSPFRTAREAHAENLRHLAEVKSAGGELGLQLVALGYRPFGTTADTPWMPKTRYKMMRRTLPERGRLALNMMLMTCTGQASFDWADEADCVRKTVLVARLSPLMVALYANSPIVEGKPSGFMSYRSRVWDEVDPTRCGYIPAFFDGSFSYRAYVEWALDAPLLFLRRRGQYLYPKLSFRQLLKEGFEGQPPDMGDWTDHLSTLFPEVRLKKVIEVRGADCASAEMTGALGALWRGLLYDPAAMEEAERLLPKLSLAEHRAFHETSRREGLAGRLNGQELHRLAGEMVAIARRGLQRLDPEDAPLLAPLEQVAASGRSPAVAVLEAWEKDPRPEALLSRFTL; encoded by the coding sequence ATGTCCCTGGACCTCAAACGCGCCGCCGTTGAACCCATTGCTTCCATCGACATGCTCCTGGAGGGCTTCCGGGCCGCGGAGAGGCCGCGCGAGGGGCACTTGCTGGGGCTCGAGCACGAGAAGCTCGTCCATCCGGTGGGGGCCGCGCGCCCCGTGCCCTACGAGGGACCGTCCGGAATTGGCGCCTTGCTGGAGAAGATTGGCGCGGCGGGGGGCTACAGCCTGTTCAGGGAGACGCCGGAGGCGCCCGTCATCGCGCTCCAGCGGGGCATCGAGACCATCTCCCTGGAGCCGGGGGGCCAGCTCGAGCTGTCGGGCAGCCCGTTCCGCACCGCGCGCGAGGCCCACGCGGAGAACCTGCGGCACCTCGCCGAGGTGAAGTCCGCCGGGGGCGAGCTGGGGTTGCAGCTGGTGGCGCTGGGGTACCGGCCCTTCGGCACGACGGCGGACACGCCGTGGATGCCCAAGACGCGCTACAAGATGATGCGGCGCACCCTGCCGGAGCGGGGCCGGCTGGCGCTGAACATGATGTTGATGACCTGCACGGGCCAGGCCTCCTTCGACTGGGCGGACGAGGCGGACTGTGTTCGCAAGACGGTGCTGGTGGCCCGGCTGTCGCCCCTGATGGTGGCGCTCTACGCCAACAGCCCCATTGTCGAGGGCAAGCCCTCGGGGTTCATGTCCTACCGCAGCCGCGTCTGGGACGAGGTGGACCCCACCCGCTGTGGCTACATCCCGGCCTTCTTCGATGGCTCCTTCTCCTACCGGGCCTATGTGGAGTGGGCGCTGGACGCGCCGCTGCTCTTCCTGCGCCGGCGCGGGCAGTACCTCTACCCGAAGCTCTCCTTCCGCCAGCTCCTGAAGGAGGGCTTCGAGGGGCAGCCGCCGGACATGGGGGACTGGACCGACCACCTCTCCACGCTCTTCCCGGAGGTCCGCCTCAAGAAGGTCATCGAGGTGCGCGGGGCCGACTGTGCCTCCGCGGAGATGACCGGGGCGCTGGGCGCGCTGTGGCGCGGGCTGCTGTACGACCCGGCGGCGATGGAGGAGGCCGAGCGGCTGCTGCCGAAGCTGAGCCTCGCCGAGCACCGCGCCTTCCACGAGACGTCGCGCCGGGAGGGGCTCGCGGGGCGCCTGAACGGGCAGGAACTGCACCGGCTCGCCGGGGAGATGGTGGCGATTGCCCGCCGGGGCTTGCAGCGCCTGGACCCCGAGGATGCGCCGTTGCTGGCGCCGCTGGAGCAGGTGGCCGCCTCGGGCCGCTCTCCCGCCGTGGCGGTGCTGGAGGCCTGGGAGAAGGACCCCCGGCCCGAGGCGCTGTTGTCACGCTTCACGCTCTAA
- a CDS encoding EI24 domain-containing protein — protein sequence MIRSSPVPALPPRSSLSDFVQGVSLLGRALGLIFRAPKLFALSALCALVTLVSLVALVWLIGHYTPQLVGALFPRPEAWYGQALWYLVLALTFVVLLVVGANTLPPLLLAPLMDPLSETTEELCGGYTSPPFTLGAFFRGMATGVGHTLARVFFLVLGLTVLLPLHLIPGLGSVLWTVLGSLWAMIWMAGEHLAAPMTRHLYPFAEVRRMLRERRALCLGMGAGIYLMLWVPVLNTFFLPVAVVAGTLLYRGLIAAGNLPPPPAPAP from the coding sequence ATGATTCGCTCCTCCCCCGTGCCCGCCCTCCCGCCCCGGTCCAGCCTCTCGGACTTTGTTCAGGGGGTGTCCTTGCTGGGCCGCGCCCTGGGACTCATCTTCCGCGCCCCCAAGCTCTTCGCGCTCTCGGCGCTGTGCGCGCTCGTCACCCTGGTGAGCCTGGTGGCACTGGTGTGGCTCATCGGGCACTACACCCCGCAGCTCGTCGGGGCCCTGTTCCCCCGCCCGGAGGCCTGGTACGGCCAGGCCCTCTGGTACCTCGTCCTGGCGCTCACCTTCGTGGTGCTCCTCGTGGTGGGGGCCAACACCCTGCCCCCCCTCTTGCTCGCCCCCCTGATGGACCCCCTCTCGGAGACCACCGAGGAGCTCTGCGGCGGCTACACCTCCCCGCCCTTCACCCTGGGGGCCTTCTTCCGGGGCATGGCGACGGGGGTGGGCCACACCCTGGCCCGCGTCTTCTTCCTCGTGCTGGGGCTCACCGTGCTCCTGCCCCTGCACCTCATCCCCGGGCTGGGCAGCGTGCTGTGGACGGTGCTGGGCAGCCTGTGGGCGATGATTTGGATGGCCGGCGAGCACCTGGCCGCCCCCATGACGCGCCACCTGTACCCCTTCGCCGAGGTCCGCCGCATGCTCCGCGAGCGGCGGGCGCTCTGCCTGGGCATGGGCGCGGGCATCTACCTGATGCTGTGGGTTCCGGTGCTGAACACTTTCTTCCTCCCCGTGGCGGTGGTGGCCGGGACCCTGCTCTACCGGGGGTTGATCGCCGCCGGGAACCTGCCGCCCCCTCCGGCCCCAGCGCCTTGA